The Leifsonia williamsii genome includes a region encoding these proteins:
- the smpB gene encoding SsrA-binding protein SmpB: MPKEKGQKVVATNRRARHDYLIEDTFEAGLVLTGTEVKSLRLGRASLVDGYGFIDGGEAWLDAVHIPEYADGTWNNHAPRRKRKLLLHKPQILKIESKVKQGGYTIVPLQIYFNDGRAKVEIAVAKGKREYDKRQALRERQDKREAERAMSSRKHLGE, from the coding sequence GTGCCCAAGGAGAAGGGGCAGAAGGTGGTCGCCACCAACCGCCGCGCCCGTCACGACTACCTCATCGAGGACACCTTCGAGGCGGGGCTCGTGCTGACCGGCACCGAGGTGAAGTCGCTGCGGCTCGGCCGAGCGTCGCTCGTCGACGGGTACGGGTTCATCGACGGCGGGGAGGCGTGGCTCGATGCCGTGCACATCCCCGAGTACGCCGACGGCACCTGGAACAACCACGCGCCGCGGCGCAAGCGCAAGCTGCTGCTGCACAAGCCTCAGATCCTGAAGATCGAGAGCAAGGTCAAGCAGGGCGGCTACACGATCGTCCCGCTGCAGATCTACTTCAACGACGGCCGGGCGAAGGTCGAGATCGCGGTCGCGAAGGGCAAGCGCGAGTACGACAAGCGGCAGGCGCTGCGCGAGCGGCAAGACAAGCGCGAGGCGGAGCGCGCGATGTCGAGCCGCAAGCACCTGGGGGAGTGA
- a CDS encoding DUF5666 domain-containing protein — MDENEAREPAERVAPAEQPAAPAEQPPVQPVVREPFYRRHGLAFAISTLVLGLIVLFGAVGVGAFTVATVASHSGPVMSWLNRLDHGERGDRPGKAQPPRESGPQRGLVQGTIDSVSGSTWKLTADNGRTLTVKLTSSTRFGHPGAEGGSASDFAKGDEVIVVGTREGSTVTATRVLRLADFPLRPPSTPGPPATPGSGL, encoded by the coding sequence ATGGACGAGAACGAGGCGAGGGAGCCGGCCGAGAGGGTCGCGCCGGCCGAGCAGCCGGCCGCGCCGGCTGAGCAGCCGCCCGTGCAGCCGGTCGTGCGCGAGCCGTTCTACAGGCGGCACGGGCTGGCGTTCGCCATCTCGACGCTCGTCCTTGGCCTGATCGTGCTGTTCGGCGCGGTCGGCGTGGGCGCCTTCACGGTCGCGACCGTCGCCTCCCACTCCGGTCCGGTGATGTCGTGGCTGAACCGGCTCGACCACGGGGAGCGCGGAGACCGCCCCGGCAAAGCGCAGCCTCCCCGCGAATCGGGCCCGCAACGAGGGCTCGTGCAGGGCACGATCGACTCCGTCTCGGGGTCGACCTGGAAGCTCACTGCGGATAACGGGCGCACGCTCACGGTGAAGCTCACCTCCTCCACGCGCTTCGGCCACCCCGGCGCCGAGGGAGGCTCCGCCTCCGACTTCGCGAAGGGCGACGAGGTGATCGTGGTCGGCACGCGCGAGGGCTCGACCGTCACCGCCACCCGGGTGCTGCGGCTCGCGGACTTCCCGCTGCGACCGCCGTCGACGCCCGGTCCGCCGGCGACGCCGGGTTCCGGTCTGTAG
- a CDS encoding SIMPL domain-containing protein, with amino-acid sequence MADTIITVQGEYELRHPAERGTVRLLVAYDGEDREETLALATQRHQQLARELRDLQEGTSGPVAQWSSDSLRVWGERPWNQEGRRLPVVFHAQVGVEAVFGELGALSDWVGVVSLLDGVQVEGVTWGLTEARRQSLTQEARRRAVENAVAKATVYATSLGLSSVRPVALSDPGMLGDGAAPPQPPQPMFARAAADLGGATLALKPEDLTIAVQVHARFAAS; translated from the coding sequence ATGGCCGACACCATCATCACCGTCCAGGGCGAGTACGAGCTGCGGCACCCGGCGGAGCGCGGCACGGTGCGCCTCCTCGTCGCCTACGACGGCGAGGACAGGGAGGAGACGCTCGCCCTCGCCACGCAGCGTCATCAGCAGCTCGCGCGTGAGCTCCGCGATCTCCAGGAAGGCACCTCCGGCCCGGTCGCGCAGTGGTCGTCCGACAGCCTCCGTGTCTGGGGCGAGCGGCCCTGGAACCAGGAGGGGCGCCGCCTCCCTGTCGTCTTCCACGCCCAGGTGGGCGTCGAGGCCGTCTTCGGCGAGCTGGGCGCACTCTCCGACTGGGTCGGCGTCGTGTCGCTCCTCGACGGCGTCCAGGTGGAGGGGGTGACGTGGGGTCTCACGGAGGCCAGGCGGCAGTCGCTCACGCAGGAGGCCCGTCGCCGCGCCGTCGAGAACGCCGTCGCCAAGGCCACGGTGTACGCCACCAGCCTCGGCCTGTCGTCGGTGCGTCCCGTCGCGCTCAGCGACCCTGGCATGCTCGGCGACGGCGCCGCTCCCCCGCAGCCTCCGCAGCCCATGTTCGCCCGGGCCGCCGCCGATCTGGGAGGTGCGACGCTCGCCCTCAAGCCGGAGGACCTGACGATCGCTGTGCAGGTGCACGCGCGGTTCGCCGCCTCCTGA
- a CDS encoding tyrosine-protein phosphatase, translating into MTTPASRIPVNGTYNFRDIGGYPADGGATRTGKLYRSDGLARLGEEGREALRERRIRVVIDLRDDFEVRALPDDLDGLDVTVLRLPVFEGSGASASTIGATLVDLYEKIVLQHRDVVVRALREIADTGDEAVVVHCTAGKDRTGMVVALALLAVGVDRETVIADYAATQANLDGPWLEGMVALIRSHGVEVTPDLRIILGGSPPEALEAVLDLIDREHGGVREYLLDAGMDELELAKLRSVLVQPA; encoded by the coding sequence ATGACGACTCCGGCCTCCCGCATCCCGGTCAACGGCACGTACAACTTCCGCGACATCGGCGGCTACCCGGCCGACGGCGGCGCGACCCGCACCGGCAAGTTGTACCGCTCCGACGGGCTCGCCCGGCTCGGGGAGGAGGGGCGCGAGGCCCTGCGCGAGCGCCGCATCCGCGTCGTCATCGACCTGCGCGACGACTTCGAGGTCCGGGCACTGCCCGACGACCTCGACGGTCTCGACGTCACCGTGCTGCGGCTGCCGGTCTTCGAGGGCTCCGGAGCCTCCGCCTCCACGATCGGCGCCACGCTCGTCGACCTCTACGAGAAGATCGTGCTGCAGCACCGCGACGTCGTCGTGCGCGCCCTGCGGGAGATCGCCGACACCGGCGACGAGGCCGTCGTCGTGCACTGCACCGCAGGCAAGGACCGCACCGGCATGGTCGTCGCCCTCGCGCTCCTCGCCGTGGGCGTCGACCGCGAGACCGTGATCGCCGACTACGCGGCCACCCAGGCCAACCTCGACGGGCCGTGGCTGGAGGGCATGGTGGCGCTGATCCGCTCGCACGGCGTCGAGGTGACCCCCGACCTCCGCATCATCCTCGGCGGCAGCCCGCCGGAGGCGCTGGAGGCGGTGCTCGACCTGATCGACCGCGAGCACGGCGGCGTGCGCGAGTACCTGCTCGACGCCGGAATGGACGAGTTGGAGCTCGCCAAGCTGCGCTCGGTGCTGGTGCAGCCCGCCTGA